The Candidatus Zixiibacteriota bacterium DNA window GCTTAACGCCGATCGTAGGATCACCCTGGCTAAATGCAACCGCCGTCGGACCTGTCCAGTGATCTGCAAGCTTGGCATACTGACCGCCAACGGAGTCCGCAGCTATCTTAAAAAGCGTATTCTTTGCAATCAGATACTTGACACTGCTCTCTCTTAGGGACTTGCGCAATGCATTCATCTGCTCAACAGTCAACCCGGCATAGTCAGACAGAAGCACGGCATTTGATGCTTCCATTTGCTCCTTCAGCTTGGCGACCAATTCTATCTTTTCCGGCTTTGGCATCTTGCTGGCTCCTTAATTATTATCGCAACGCACTCGG harbors:
- the rplJ gene encoding 50S ribosomal protein L10 — protein: MPKPEKIELVAKLKEQMEASNAVLLSDYAGLTVEQMNALRKSLRESSVKYLIAKNTLFKIAADSVGGQYAKLADHWTGPTAVAFSQGDPTIGVKLLYEFAKANKATQKPAFKVGLVDGTIFGQAELEQLAQLPSRDELLSRVVGVILSPMTALVGTLDSILRELVLTVDAIAEAKAQ